The genome window AGGTCGTCTAGTTGGTCATGTTCCCCTTGAAACACCTTGTAAGCGCTCTGCAGGGTGTTGATGATATCTTCGGGGGCAATTTTTTCGATGTCTTTGGCGAGTTGAGTGCTCATAGCGGGCAAGTAGGAAACGGGTTAAGGAAGAAGCTTGGAGAGCAGTGGGGTGACCACCGAAAAATCTGTACGCAAGACCGTGCATTTTTGATATAGCTGAGCCAACAATAGCAGCTTACCCCGTTAGGAGTTCGGTAGTAACGCAAAGCCAGTGAGCTAGTTATAGCCCGTAATTTCCTGCGCAAGCTTTTCATCGCCCCTGCCCGCAATATATACCTACCTCTGAAGGCCACAAAAAAGGCCTCGCCAGTTTGGCGAGGCCTTGGAACACCTTATCAGGAGGTAACTGCTTATTCGTACACCTTAACTACAAACACGTAGTCTTGCAGCTTCCGGATTTGCTGGGGCCGCGAGGTACCGGTGAGTTGATTAGTGCGGGGCATATTGTAAGGCTCACCCGCACCGGCAGCACCCAACGAGTCAACCAACCGCATCAAATACGATGATTTAGTGGCAAAAGCAGCACTTTGCACGTCCATCTGCCGGCCGCTAATAACCCCAATCAGGTTACCCTTATCATCCAGGAGTGGGCCGCCCGAGTTGCCTGGGTTTACTGGAATGCTGATTTGATAAAAACCTGTGTCGCCTTCAAACCCGGAGCGGGCGCTCAAGGAACCGTCGTTAAATACTAGGTCCTCGCGGGGGTAGCCCAGGGTATACACCTTCTCGCCCAAATCCGACTGGCCCCGCTTGAAGGCGTAGGGCAAACGGCCAAAGCCCTTGAACCCCTTATCCTTGATCTGCAGAATGGCCAAATCGTGGGCCACATCAGTAAATACCGGCTCGGCCCGGAAACGCTGCCGGTCGTGGCCTTCTATCAGTAAGGAGTCAGCTCCCTGAATAACGTGGTAACTGGTTACCAAGTAGCCGTCGGCCGTCAGGGCGAAGCCCGTGCCGCTGAACTTGCCGGGGTTGCTGCGCTCCGGCTGCGACTCAATCTGGGTGAGCGTCCGGTTCATAGACCGTTGGGTACGCTTGATGCGCTCTACCTCGCGGCGCAGGACCGTGTAGCCGTACAGGGACGACTTTTGAGAAGCCCGCCACCACTCCAACCCCAGAAGGGTAGCAAACACAGCCATTACTGCCACTGAAGCGGCTACCATCATGGTGGCGCGGTGGCTGTTCCAGAAGGCGCGGAGTTTCTGCTCGGTGCGCGAGATACGCAGCGCGGGGCGAGGAGCTTGTCCGTTGGCAAACCGCTCGTGGCGCTCGTCTTCCTCGGCTACCTTGGCCAGCGGGGTCAGGCGCACGGCCTGCTCCGCATCCATGTCGGCGTGGATGGCGTGCAGCTTTCGGCGCAGCGCCAGCCGGCGGCCGTAGGCCGTGAGCGTACCGGTCAGCTCCTCAAATTCCTGGAGCCGGCGGGCCAGCTCGGAGTCGGCGCTGAGGCGGCGCTCCAGGGCGGCGCGCTCATCGTCGGGGAGAGTGCCCGCGCGGTAAGCATCAAATAAAGCGTAATAATCAGCTTCGGTTTTCATTTCGGGGGGTGGCAGTCAGGGCAAAGAAAGCAGTAGCCACATAAGCCGTTACTTCCCTATTGCTAACCACCGTGGCTAGGTCTCGTGTTCCTGATACTGACTGAAAAACAGTTTTTTAAGTCGTACCAGGCACTTGTATTTCTGGTTTTTGGCGTTGTCGGCGTTGGTGTAGCCAAACTCCGTGGTAAGCTGCTGCATCGACTTATCGAGCAGGTAAAATCCTTCTAAAAGCGAGCGGCAGGGCTCCCCAATCCGTTCCAGGGCTTGGCTCATGGTGCCCAGCTGCCGGTCGCGCTCCTCGGCTACTTCCAGGTCGGCTTCGGCACCGGTCTCGAGGTAGGGCTCATGGTCATCAAGGCGGCCGCCAAAGCGGGTTTTCTCGGTGAGCCGTTTCAGCCAGAGGCGGCGGCATACGGCGTAGAGGTATGTTTTGATCTGGCAGCTGAGCTCCAAGGAGCCTTCCCGTACCTTCTCATAGAATACCATGACTCCTTCCTGGTACACGTCCTTGGCTTCGTCCTCGGTACCGCTGTTCTGCAGCACGTAGTGCGAAATCATCGGGAAGTGCAGCCGGTAGAGCTGCGCCAGCGCCCGGTCATCGTCGCGCCGGATGGCGGCTACGAATTCCTCATCAGTGTAGGCAGGTTGTCCCTTACCCATTCGCTTTGTTGCTTAATACGTTGAGCCCGGCTTGGTAACCCAGTAAAAAAATAATTTCTACTGTTGGGTTACCATTCGTTGTTACGGGTATGAAGGGCGTTTTTCGGACAAAATTTTCCAAACCTACTACCAAAATGAAGAACCTCCTGAAGGTATCCGCCCTGGCCGTTGTTTTCGCTTCTACCCTCGTTTCTTGCGAGTCGAAGAAAGCTGAAGAAACTACCACTTCCACTGAAGCTACTTCGGTAGAGGCTACGGCTCCGGCTACCACCGACACCACGGCTGCTACCATGGACACCACGGCTGCTGCTACTGCTGCTCCCGCTGCTACTACCACGGAGGCTAGCACCACCACGACTACCACCACCGAGCAGAAGTAATTACGTGCCGGTTTGGCCGGTACGTTATTCCTAGGGCCCGAGTTCCGCACAGCGGAGCTCGGGCCTTTTCGGTAGGCTGATGCCGTCCACACACGGCTCTATCTTCCGGACTCCGCAGCCTGGGTCCGCTTCCGTCTGTTCCGTACCAACTTGTCCGTTTTATCATCCTCAGAAGAGCCGGCTACTACCGCTGCCAGCAGCGCTACCGCCGGCATTCCTTGCGCCGCCCTAGCGGCTCCCGCTCCTGATGCAGTGCCCGCGCACTTACTGTGGGTAGGGGAATACCTGATTGGCAACCCCCAGCAGGAGCAGCTTAGCGGGCACCCCGATATCCGCTATTAGCCAGCGGCCGAGGCCTACAGCTTTTCCTCTACCCACAGCAAGCCAGCGCATACCAAAAACAGCAGGTATCCCCACCAACGAGGCCAAGCCGTGTGGGTAGTAACTGTGGCCTCCGTAACTGACTGCTGGGGTAGCGTGGTAGGCAGCAGCGCCAGCTGACGTTGCCCTTCTTGCTGGGCAATTCCGCGCCAGTGCGCGGGACTGAACACGTAAAACCAGTCGCGGGCAGTTCCGGCCTGGGCCTCGTGCCAGCCGCTGGTTGCCGGCCAGTACGGCGCCGACGCCCACTCCGGCACGTGCTCATCCTGGCGCAAAGCCACCCGGACGGGCGTTTGCGCCGCGGCGGCTCGCAGGCGCAGCGCAGCACTAGCGGAGCCTGTAACCCGAACCAGCAGGGGCGTATGTACGCGCGGCCAGGAGGTAGCCAACTGAATATCCGATGCCGCCGGCGCGGCGGGCACCACAGCCGTCAGCAAGCGGCTCCAATAGGCGCCGTACGCCGACTGCTGGCCCTGCAGCAACCAGGGAAACGTTTCCGTAGCCGTCGTGACAACTACCTGACCCAGCCCAATGCGGCGGGTTGCGGCAACTGGCTGCTGCTGCGAAGTTGTAATAAGCGGCCGCAGACCAGTAGTAGCGCGAAGCGTTGCCGGCAGCAGTGTAGCCAGGCGAGCCGGCGCCTCCGGCCAGGCCAGAAGCTGCGGAGAGGCCATAGCCGCTGCCGGCCGGGGCTGTAGCTGAAACAGACTGCTTCCTCCTGGTAAACTTCGCGGCAAGGCCGGCGCATCCGCTATCAGCAGCAGCCCGCACGTGCCAGTGCGCACTGCCTGAGCAAGGGCAGCGGCCTCGGTGCCGCTTAAAGAAGCCAAAGAGGTAGCATCGGTTATGACAACCTCCACGCGGCCCAGCAAAGGGGAGGTGACGCGCGTGAGGTCTGGGGGGGTAGGGAAGTTAAGAAATTCGGTTTGCGTAAGGCCCCGGCTTAGTCCCGTGCGTAAGGCCACGGCGTGCTGCTGGGACGCTAAGTAGTTCTTCAGAAACCGAACCTCAAACGACGGCGCGGCCGCCAGCAACAGCACGCGCAAGGGCCGGGTAGGACGTACTTCCAAGGGTACTGGCTCCTGAGCCCGGCGCTGGCCATCCTGGCGTGCAACTAGGGTATACACCGCCCGCCCGGTCGTTTTGGGGGTAAAGCGGAGCCGGAAGCTGCCGCGGCCTTTGGGCAGCTGCACCGAGTCGCGGCCCGCGCCCGCGGCCAGCAAGCTAACCCAGGCCGGCTCCCCAGCTTCTCCCTGGTAGTAGCCCTCAATAGACCACGGCTGGCCCAGCTCAGGCTGCCGGGGCCAAGCAGCTGAATGGAAAGCCGCGGCCACGGGTGGCAAATGACTGACGACCTGCAGGCCTTGCAGCGCCGACACGTCGGCGGCGGGCACGCCCTGGCCCAGCACATGCACGGCACGCAGCTGAGGCAGGCGCTGACGTAAGGCAAGCAGATTGCTAAGGGTAGGCGTGTCGGGGGCGGTGGCCGCGTAGCGCCACACGGGCGTACCCGGAGCCAGGCGACCTAGCAGCTGGCGTAAAGTATCCGGCAAATAGGAATCAGTGAGAAGAATAGCTGCCTGGGTAGCCGGATGCTGTTGGGTGCGAACCGGAGGGTAAGCTGCCAGCCAAAGCCCCGCAACTGCTAGTAGTCCGGCTCCTATCCGCAACACCCGCCGTCGGCGGTCAGCCCGGCGCCAGGCAGCTACGGTTAGCGCCACCGCCAGCAGCAGACAGAAAGCAAGAAAGTACAGCATCGGTAAGAAAAAAGGCTCAGCGGCGGGAAATGGGTGAATAAGACCAAGATAGGAACGGGTAGGGGCCGCTGCTACCTCAGCGACTTAGCTCCTGAAGGTAGCGCCGGGCTAGGCGGTTGCTTGGAGCCTGCGGATGGGGCGGCGTAACGGGCGCAGGGGGTAGCAGCTCTGTTAGGGCCCGTTCAATGCCCGGTAGGGCCGCTTCCGGAACGGGCTGCCCAGTGCGCAAGGCCGTGCTCAGGCGGCGTAGCTCGCGCAGGGCGCTGAGGTAGCGACCCGGCTGTTGCAGGGCCGCGCGGGCTAGTTCCTGCCCGGCCTGGTCAAGCGTGGTGGCAGCGCTGGTTGGCCGGTGCTGTTCGCGCAGCTGGGTGAGCACGCCCAGGGCAGCCCGCACCACGGGCTGGCGGGGTGAGGCCGCCACCTGTCGCCGAAGTTGGGGAGCGGCCGTGCCGGCTAGGTCGCCGGTGAGGCGGGTAGTAGCTTCGGGCATGGGCGGGGGCGTAAAGCCCGCTTTTTTAACGTAAGCGCGGGTTTGCTGCTGCACTTGCTTTAGCAGGCGCAGGGCCCGGTACTCGAAGGGCAGAGCCTCGCGGGGCCGACCGGTACGCAGGCGCAACTCGGCTTCCCACATCTGGCTGAGCACGGCTTGCAGCTTGGCCTTTACGGCTGGCTCTAGAAAGTCGGCCGTTTCGGAATCGTCGTGGTGATGGATGTAGGGCTCCATCAGCTCGGCAGTAAGGGCCGCACCGGCCGGGGCATCGGTTGACGGGGGAGTGTGGCCGTGGTCGTGGCCATCATCGGCCGAGTGCCCGTCGGTGAGCTTGGGGGTAGCGGCCGGCGCGGCTTCGGTGTGGTCTTCGGCCACTACGGAGCCCAGGCCCGGCTCCTCGGCCGGCTCATCTGCCACCGGCGGACGGGTAGCGCCCCCAATATTTTCATCGGCCTCTTCGCCCAAAAACTTGCCGTAGCGCATGCGCAAAATCTTCTGGTCGAAGCCTATACCGTTAGCGCGCTCCAGCAGGGTAGGCGCCGGGAGGCTGGCTTGTTCGGCCAGCAGCTTTTCGGTGTCAATGATGATCTGGCGCTGACTGCGGAAGTAGGCCGGCTTGGCATTCACGCCCAGGGAAACATCCAGGGCGCTTTCCTGCACGGTGGTATCCTCCCACTGCACCAGGTACGTGTCGGAGCGGGTAAGCTGCTGGTGAGTGTCCCAGGCCTGCAGGTAGAAATACACCTCGTCGCCGTACGTAAGGCCCAGGGCTGGCAGCCGGAGCAGGTGCTGTACGCTGATACTCGTGGGCTGACCACGCAACGCCGCACTCAGGTCGGTGGCTACTTCCCGAAACTTGACGGCTTCGCCCTGGCCCTGGGCAATGGTGGCCACCAGCCGGGCGCGCGTCAGGCCGTAATCATCCTGCAATTGGGCGCGCACTGCTACCTGCGGGGGGCGCCCAAACTCCACCAGGGTGTAGGCTTTCGGAGTAATTAGGCGAATGGTGGGGGCTTGGTCGGGCTGTACTTCAATGGCATATTCCTCCGAAACCTGCCCCGCAAAGCGCAGCCGGTACAAGGTGGAAGCCGACAGGGTAGCCTCGGCCACGAATTCGGTGGGGCGACCTGGCACCGCGCGCAGGCGCAACTGTCGCCGGCCCAGCTCCAGCACGGGCGGGGTTTTGCCGAGGCGGCTTACCCGCACCGTCCAGCGCACTCGGCTGCCTTGAATGCAGCGGAATGAGGCTTCCGTTGGGGCCAGGGCGGGCCGCCGGGTGTACGCGGGCGGCACTACCCACAAGCGGGTTTCTAGGATGCGGGCCGCCGATTCAGGTAAGGTTGCCTGGTTTTCAAACCGAACCGGTACGGGCTTGCCAGCCGCTGCACTACTCGTAACGAGTCCGGCGGGGCGCTGCCACCAGGCCAGGGCCGCCAGCAGGAGCGCCACGGCCGTAACTAGCAAGGGGCCTTTGAACCGAACAGGAATAAGGGGGGCCGCCGCAGCTAGTTGAGGCAGCCGGCTTACAACCCGCTCCTGCTGCAGCTGCTCCAACAAGTTCAGACTCGTGCCGGGACGTAGGAGTAAGCCTGTGCTGTCTTCCAACTCAGGATGCAGCCGATCCAGGCGGCGGGCTACGTGCTGTAAGGGGCTCTGCCAAATGCGCCACAGCAACCAGCCCAGTCCCACTGCGGCCACGGCGCCGGCCACCGGCACCGCGGGTTGCAGGGCCGGCCAACCCAGGTACGTCAGCAGCAGCAATGCAGCCACCGCCCCGGCTGGCATCAGCAGAACCAAGGTGCGGCGCGCGGCCCAGGCTCGGTGAGCGGCCCGCAGCGCGGTGTCGGGGGCAGAAACAGTGGCGGTGAGCGGACTCATGCGAAAAGGCAGCGGGTTCAGAAATGAATTCAGGCGGCCTGCTGGCTGGGCCGCCGGGAAGCCAGCAGCCGCTCTAGGCCAAACAGTACCCCGGCTGCACCGACCACCCACGGCGCTAAGTCACGCTCCGGTGCCCGGAGGGGCGGCGCGGAAACGGTTGGGCGCTGGGCAGCCGGGCCGGGCTGGAGGTAGGCCAGGGGCATAGGCCGCGGGTCAGAAAAGGAAGAAGCGGCGGTAGTACGAGGCAGCAGCAAGGGTAGGAAAAGTGCCGGCAACTCCGGGCTGTCGGCCAGCTCGCTCCAGGTAGGGTCGAGGCGGGTGCGCAAGTGGTACCAGCCGCCCGTGCCGGCTGCTCGCAGGGAAAGTAGCGGCTGGCCCGTAGCCAGAGGCCAGATATTGGCGGCTGAATTTAGGGCCTGGGTGGTGTCAAGCCGTAGCAGCCGAATGGGCGCGGCGCTGCCGGGGGGCGAAAAACTGCTAGCCACGGCCTGCCCACCGCCCCGGGCCTCCTGCCACACCCGCAACCCTGCCCCAACCCGCGCCGACCAGCTTGCCGGAACGGGTGAGTCGCGCAGCCAGAAAAGCCAGTCCAACGAATCGGTAGCGGCCGGAGCGGTGGTAGTAACGGCTAGCTGCGGTGGTAGCGGCAGCACGGAGCCCGCCGCCCGCAACGCCGCCACCAGCACCCGGGCCGAAGAAGCATGGGCCGCGTCATAGCTTACAGCCAGCCGCGGGGGCCGGTTCAGGAAAGGCAATGATTGGCTGATATTGCGGGCGTTCTTCGTTGTAAACTGCTGCTGCTCCGCATCAAATTGTACCTGCACCCCGGGCCCCAGCCCGGTAATGGGGCCGCTAGTAGCGGGCCACGAGCGGCGGACGCGCCGGAAGGCAATGCCCGTTTCGCCACCGCTAGCCAGCAGCAACCCAAGGCTGTCGGGGTGGGGGCGCCAAGCCGCTACGGGCCACGTCACGGAATCGGGGAGGGGGAGAGGCACCCACTGCACGGCCGCGGGCAAGGATGGGCGGGTGCCCGCGAAAGAGGCCAGCGTAAGCGGCGCTACTACCACCAGCGGCCGGTTTGGCAAAGAATCAGCGGCTTGTTGCGCGGCGCTCCAAAGGTTGAGCGGAAGTGTAGTAGGCGGGGCAGTGGAAATAGAAGAAGCTGAATTGGGGGCTGTGCCTGCCTCGCCGAGCCCCACGGTAGCCCAGGCAACGGGCCCCCCGATGGGTTGGTGGGAACCTAGCCGCCGCAGCTCAAAGCCGCGCCGCCGGAGCGAATCCAGCACCGGCCGCACGGTGGCTACCTGCTCGGGTGTTGCTTCCGCACTAAGCAGCACCTGTCCACGCAGCGGGGGTAGGGGCTGGCGCTGGGCCGGACCTGCCAGGGCTAGGGCCAGTAGCCCCAGAATACCGGCGCGGAGCAAGAACAGCAGCAGTTGCTCCGGCCTGATGTTGCGTAGGCGCCGATTGGCTGCCGCTTCCAGCCACCGCACGCTGCCCACCTGCACCACCCGCCCCGGCCGCCGATTCCAGAGGTAAATAGCCAGCGGTACCACCAGCCCCAATAAGGCCAGCCAACCGGCGGTGGCATGTTGAAAGAAGAGGTGGGGCAAGGGAAAAGCAGTTTCTGGTCAGGCGCCCAGCCGGGCGCTAGGTGCGGAAGAAGGGAACGGGGCTACAAGTAGGTCAAACCGAATCACAGACACAACTTTAACCACGGGCGTTGCGGCTACCCCACCAACTACCAGACAAATGCAGGCTCCCTACTTGCTCTAGAGGCGGGAGCTAACCAGCTCCTGGCTCAGCGAAGCCAACAGCGTAGTCATGGCCTCCTGAATGCCATGGCACTGCTGGAGCATGCGGGGCCGGGGCGCACCCTTCTCCGTATACTGGTCGTAGTCGCGCAACTCCGGCTCCACGGGCTGCCGGTAGGTTTGCGCTTCGCTGGTGCTGATGCGGGAAAACTCATCTTGCCGCAGCCAGCCCACTAGCCCATCCGCCGCTAGCCCGTTGCCCGCATCGACGGCGGCGGAAGTGGTTGTATACCGGGGGTAGCTGATATCCGTTAGCTCGTAGCGCAGGGTGCCCGCCTGCACCCGAAAGCAAAAGCGGAACAGCAGGTTAAACTCCCGCGCAAATTGGTTTTTCTGGGCCGGCCCGTGGGCCCGAACAATGGCCTGACCCATCAGGATGCCCCGACCGGGGTCAGAAAACTTTACCACGGCGTCGTAGTCTTCGAATTGCCGGGCCAGCCACTCCTGCGTCCGGCCGTAGAGTTCAGTGGCGGGCAGGGCCGGCGCGGCCAAGGTGCCCCGGTAACAGATGCGCTGGCTGGCGCTGTCCACGGGCACTACCGGCAGCGGGCGCACGCGCTGGGCCTGAGCTACGTGAGAAATAATGCTGAGAGCAACAAGGAGAAGATAATGCTTCATATACCTGAGGGAATAAGTAGAATATCAGGTGAAGCAAATATTCGACCGAACTTAGGCCATCCACTGCCTACGCGAGGCTACGGCGGCGCAGAAATTCGCGCAGGGCGCTGGTAAGCGGCTCGGCTGTGCTAAGCTGGTAGTAGTCGAAGCCGTGGGTGCGGGCGCGCTGGGCCGTGTCGCGGAGCCACTGCTGCAGGTGCTGCTGCCAGCCTCGGCGCTGCTGATCAGCATCGAGTTGCAGGGTGCGGCCGGTTTCTAGATCCTCGAAGGTAACGGCCCCGCGGAAGGTGAAGGCTAACTCGTTACGGGCCAGCAGGTGCAGCAGCAGCACCTCGCCGGAGGCCGCGCGCAGGCGGGTCAGGAGCCGCTCTATTTCTCCCTCTTCCTCGTACAAATCACTCACGCAGATGGTTAGGGCCGGCTGCCGGCGGGCCGTTAGCGGGGCCAGGGTAGCGGCATCGGGAAAAGAGCCGGCGGCCTCCGCCGTTTCCAGGGCGTGGTAGAGGCGCGGGAGCTGGCGGGCATCGGCGCGGGGCGGCAGGTGGCGCAGGCCGGCCGGGTGCAGAATGGTAAGGGCCACGGCGTCGCCCTGCTGGCTGGCTACGTAGGCCAGGGCCGCGCACAGCAACCGGCCATAATCGAGCTTGGTCAGGCCGTTATCGTCGCGGTGGTTCATGCTGGCCGTGGCGTCCAGCACGAGGTGCACGACTAGGCTAGTATCTACCTCCGACTCGCGCAGGTAGTACCGGTCGGAGCGGGCGGCCAGGCGCCAGTCCAGCCGGCGCAGGTCGTCGCCGGGCTGGTAGGGCCGGTACTGGCTGAACTCCAGCCCCGCCCCGCGCCGACGGCTGGCGTGGGCCCCGTGCAGCAGCCCTTCCGCCGCCCGCTTGGCGGCCAGGGGCAGGTTGTGCAAAGCGTGCAGGTGTTCGGGAGTCAGCATGTTTTAAATAGGGTATGAGGGTAGGAAGGAGGAGAGGGTAGGAGTTGCTGGTTGTTAGATAGGATTTGCTACTTGATGATTATAAACTGTTTACCATTACGGTTGTCATGCCG of Hymenobacter sublimis contains these proteins:
- a CDS encoding trypsin-like peptidase domain-containing protein, producing the protein MKTEADYYALFDAYRAGTLPDDERAALERRLSADSELARRLQEFEELTGTLTAYGRRLALRRKLHAIHADMDAEQAVRLTPLAKVAEEDERHERFANGQAPRPALRISRTEQKLRAFWNSHRATMMVAASVAVMAVFATLLGLEWWRASQKSSLYGYTVLRREVERIKRTQRSMNRTLTQIESQPERSNPGKFSGTGFALTADGYLVTSYHVIQGADSLLIEGHDRQRFRAEPVFTDVAHDLAILQIKDKGFKGFGRLPYAFKRGQSDLGEKVYTLGYPREDLVFNDGSLSARSGFEGDTGFYQISIPVNPGNSGGPLLDDKGNLIGVISGRQMDVQSAAFATKSSYLMRLVDSLGAAGAGEPYNMPRTNQLTGTSRPQQIRKLQDYVFVVKVYE
- a CDS encoding RNA polymerase sigma factor gives rise to the protein MGKGQPAYTDEEFVAAIRRDDDRALAQLYRLHFPMISHYVLQNSGTEDEAKDVYQEGVMVFYEKVREGSLELSCQIKTYLYAVCRRLWLKRLTEKTRFGGRLDDHEPYLETGAEADLEVAEERDRQLGTMSQALERIGEPCRSLLEGFYLLDKSMQQLTTEFGYTNADNAKNQKYKCLVRLKKLFFSQYQEHET
- a CDS encoding DUF4175 domain-containing protein yields the protein MSPLTATVSAPDTALRAAHRAWAARRTLVLLMPAGAVAALLLLTYLGWPALQPAVPVAGAVAAVGLGWLLWRIWQSPLQHVARRLDRLHPELEDSTGLLLRPGTSLNLLEQLQQERVVSRLPQLAAAAPLIPVRFKGPLLVTAVALLLAALAWWQRPAGLVTSSAAAGKPVPVRFENQATLPESAARILETRLWVVPPAYTRRPALAPTEASFRCIQGSRVRWTVRVSRLGKTPPVLELGRRQLRLRAVPGRPTEFVAEATLSASTLYRLRFAGQVSEEYAIEVQPDQAPTIRLITPKAYTLVEFGRPPQVAVRAQLQDDYGLTRARLVATIAQGQGEAVKFREVATDLSAALRGQPTSISVQHLLRLPALGLTYGDEVYFYLQAWDTHQQLTRSDTYLVQWEDTTVQESALDVSLGVNAKPAYFRSQRQIIIDTEKLLAEQASLPAPTLLERANGIGFDQKILRMRYGKFLGEEADENIGGATRPPVADEPAEEPGLGSVVAEDHTEAAPAATPKLTDGHSADDGHDHGHTPPSTDAPAGAALTAELMEPYIHHHDDSETADFLEPAVKAKLQAVLSQMWEAELRLRTGRPREALPFEYRALRLLKQVQQQTRAYVKKAGFTPPPMPEATTRLTGDLAGTAAPQLRRQVAASPRQPVVRAALGVLTQLREQHRPTSAATTLDQAGQELARAALQQPGRYLSALRELRRLSTALRTGQPVPEAALPGIERALTELLPPAPVTPPHPQAPSNRLARRYLQELSR
- a CDS encoding BatA domain-containing protein, with the translated sequence MPHLFFQHATAGWLALLGLVVPLAIYLWNRRPGRVVQVGSVRWLEAAANRRLRNIRPEQLLLFLLRAGILGLLALALAGPAQRQPLPPLRGQVLLSAEATPEQVATVRPVLDSLRRRGFELRRLGSHQPIGGPVAWATVGLGEAGTAPNSASSISTAPPTTLPLNLWSAAQQAADSLPNRPLVVVAPLTLASFAGTRPSLPAAVQWVPLPLPDSVTWPVAAWRPHPDSLGLLLASGGETGIAFRRVRRSWPATSGPITGLGPGVQVQFDAEQQQFTTKNARNISQSLPFLNRPPRLAVSYDAAHASSARVLVAALRAAGSVLPLPPQLAVTTTAPAATDSLDWLFWLRDSPVPASWSARVGAGLRVWQEARGGGQAVASSFSPPGSAAPIRLLRLDTTQALNSAANIWPLATGQPLLSLRAAGTGGWYHLRTRLDPTWSELADSPELPALFLPLLLPRTTAASSFSDPRPMPLAYLQPGPAAQRPTVSAPPLRAPERDLAPWVVGAAGVLFGLERLLASRRPSQQAA
- a CDS encoding DUF4468 domain-containing protein, with the translated sequence MKHYLLLVALSIISHVAQAQRVRPLPVVPVDSASQRICYRGTLAAPALPATELYGRTQEWLARQFEDYDAVVKFSDPGRGILMGQAIVRAHGPAQKNQFAREFNLLFRFCFRVQAGTLRYELTDISYPRYTTTSAAVDAGNGLAADGLVGWLRQDEFSRISTSEAQTYRQPVEPELRDYDQYTEKGAPRPRMLQQCHGIQEAMTTLLASLSQELVSSRL
- a CDS encoding DUF58 domain-containing protein, whose protein sequence is MLTPEHLHALHNLPLAAKRAAEGLLHGAHASRRRGAGLEFSQYRPYQPGDDLRRLDWRLAARSDRYYLRESEVDTSLVVHLVLDATASMNHRDDNGLTKLDYGRLLCAALAYVASQQGDAVALTILHPAGLRHLPPRADARQLPRLYHALETAEAAGSFPDAATLAPLTARRQPALTICVSDLYEEEGEIERLLTRLRAASGEVLLLHLLARNELAFTFRGAVTFEDLETGRTLQLDADQQRRGWQQHLQQWLRDTAQRARTHGFDYYQLSTAEPLTSALREFLRRRSLA